The genomic segment GAGAAGCCTGACCCTTGATAAATTCTTCGCTATTTCTGGTCTGATAAAGAATAAAAGCACCCAGTATTCCCACAAAAACTAAAAGCTCGTTGACTACGATCAGCCACATCAGAACAGAGCCGGGCAGGCGCTCGGGATTGTATTTTTTCATTCACCACTTCCTTGTCGAAACGGAAATTAGCACAGAGATAGACCCCCTTTTTATGAGAAAAATCATAACTGCTTCTGTCGTGAGAGTTTAATTATAGCGTCATGCAAGACTTAAATGAATTACCCGAATATGCCCAGAAGTTAGATGTAGATCATCCCGTCCGAGTCTATCTTGACGAAAATAATTATTTGAAAAAAATCTTGTTCGAGCTTTCAGAAGCGGACGCCGAAAAGGACTTTCAAGCCTTCTTCAACATATTTAATCAAGTTGCGCAGGTGGATATTCGCTATGTGCGCAAAGAAAATCAGTTGTTTCCATTTTTGGAAAAAAAAGGGTGGTTGGGCCCCAGTCATGGAATGTGGAGCTTTCACGATCAGATTCGCCAACAGATTCGTGATATTCGAGCGAAGTTGGAAAAGAAAGATTTTAAAGAGTTGCGTCCCGATGTGACGATGTTAATAAGTGAAATGGCGCGCATGATACAAATTGAAGAAATGCGTCTTTTCCCCATTTCTCTGGACATTCTCGACGCAGAAGATTGGAAACAGGCCGCGCAAGGTGAACAAGAAATCGGATGGATGCACAAAAAGATTGCTGTTGCGCCCACGCCGCCCCCCCCGCCGCCCATTTCAAAACCCGTCAACGCCGCGGGCGATTCTTTGCGAATGAACGAAGGATATCTAAGTTTGGAACAGATCAACTTGCTTTTGCAAGTGGTTCCCTTGGATCTAACCTATGTCGACGAAAATGACAAAGTTCTTTTCTACAATCGGGGCGAGGAACGGGTCTTCCCGCGCAGTGCTGGTGTGATCGGTCGCGAAGTGCGTTTCTGTCATCCACCTAAAAGCGTCGGGACGGTTTTAAAGATTTTAGAAGAGTTTAAAGCCGGTCGCCAAAATACGGCAGAATTTTGGATTAACTATCGGGGCAAAACAATTCACATTCGATATTTCGCAGTCCGCGACGCCGAAAAGAAATATCGCGGTGTGATTGAGCTGTCCCAGGACATCACGGATATTAAGAATATCCAGGGTGAAAGAAGGCTTTTAGAGTGGGAAGCGTAAAGGAAGATAAGATTCCCCTGGTCTATTCCTGTTCGGGCTGCTCGTCGGCGGCCCAGATGGCCAATGCCTTGGCAGTGCGCCTGGATCGTGCGGGCCTGGCTGAAATGAGCTGTATCGCTGGCGTCGGCGGGGGCGTAAAGCCCTTGGTAA from the Bdellovibrio sp. ArHS genome contains:
- a CDS encoding PAS domain-containing protein, which produces MQDLNELPEYAQKLDVDHPVRVYLDENNYLKKILFELSEADAEKDFQAFFNIFNQVAQVDIRYVRKENQLFPFLEKKGWLGPSHGMWSFHDQIRQQIRDIRAKLEKKDFKELRPDVTMLISEMARMIQIEEMRLFPISLDILDAEDWKQAAQGEQEIGWMHKKIAVAPTPPPPPPISKPVNAAGDSLRMNEGYLSLEQINLLLQVVPLDLTYVDENDKVLFYNRGEERVFPRSAGVIGREVRFCHPPKSVGTVLKILEEFKAGRQNTAEFWINYRGKTIHIRYFAVRDAEKKYRGVIELSQDITDIKNIQGERRLLEWEA